In a genomic window of Candidatus Chazhemtobacterium aquaticus:
- a CDS encoding FMN-binding protein encodes MNRFYPIILLIAVFTLSACQISDLQSLLKTEQVITQEPSWTVDGNTYTTTVEYDVPEGAESNSFSLVIKDGIISSVEIGITTTNKASLKYQQDFAKNIASIVVGQKISELKSIDRVSGASVTTTAFNDALLKLQQQLQS; translated from the coding sequence ATGAACCGTTTTTATCCCATCATTCTCCTCATCGCCGTATTCACACTATCCGCCTGTCAAATATCTGATCTCCAATCACTACTTAAAACAGAACAAGTCATCACTCAAGAACCAAGTTGGACAGTCGATGGTAACACCTACACCACCACCGTTGAATACGATGTTCCTGAAGGCGCGGAGTCAAACTCCTTCTCCCTTGTTATCAAAGACGGCATTATCTCCTCCGTTGAAATCGGCATCACAACCACCAACAAAGCCAGTCTAAAATACCAACAAGACTTCGCCAAAAATATTGCCTCCATTGTTGTTGGTCAAAAAATTTCTGAACTAAAATCCATCGATCGAGTTAGTGGCGCCTCAGTCACCACCACTGCCTTTAACGACGCCCTCCTTAAACTCCAGCAACAACTCCAGTCTTAA